One part of the Aricia agestis chromosome Z, ilAriAges1.1, whole genome shotgun sequence genome encodes these proteins:
- the LOC121738967 gene encoding carcinine transporter-like, translated as MGHSDKQNQSENSRSIDKADHLDLGREVDYDELLSSAGEFGRYQVFLFISTFPFYVFGVFAYFSQLFLTEVSPNHWCWIPELENLTDIERRQLAIPSDASSEFGYSRCSAYVANWTEVLSTGHQPNSSWSTQSCQYGWEFNKTEIPYATISSELGWVCERNSYQATAQSIFFIGSVFGGFLFGWVADRFGRLPAATISNVVGCVAGVLSIFTRNLLEFSLSRLLMGISYDACMNMAYLLVLEYVAPKYRTIIANLPFAIFYTAGAVVLPWIALACDDWKILSLVTSVPMALSVLAHFIVPESPRWLLSKGKVNGAIERIVRIGQVNKKEVPQKLIEQFKASHSKKGKEENVSFLYLLRRPLLRKMFISVCLEYTCCMLIFDALVRSIGGFGFDFFLSFTFLSMTECPSLLLISFILDYTGRKWLLFVAMVICSIFSVMSTFIGRGLPSIMCAVIARFFINMSCNTCMQWAAEMLPTPVRGSGVSIVHICSFLATIISPYVVYLENFVTWLPLVIIGCVALLGAVLALLLPETVNRDMPQTFDEAETLIKTQKFFDVPCLNKKVDNDAIGHVNSSFELN; from the coding sequence ATGGGACACAGTGACAAACAGAATCAGTCAGAAAACAGCAGAAGTATCGATAAGGCTGACCACCTAGATTTAGGCAGAGAAGTCGATTATGACGAGTTGCTCTCATCCGCCGGGGAATTCGGCCGCTACCAAGTATTTCTATTTATTTCGACGTTCCCCTTTTATGTGTTTGGTGTGTTTGCCTATTTTTCTCAATTATTCTTAACCGAAGTATCGCCCAATCACTGGTGTTGGATACCTGAACTAGAAAACTTGACTGATATCGAACGAAGACAATTGGCGATTCCCTCCGACGCGAGTTCAGAGTTTGGATACTCGCGGTGCTCCGCCTACGTTGCCAATTGGACTGAAGTTCTTAGCACAGGTCATCAGCCGAACAGCTCTTGGAGTACTCAATCCTGTCAATATGGATGGGAGTTTAATAAGACTGAAATACCTTATGCCACTATCTCGAGCGAACTTGGATGGGTCTGCGAAAGGAATAGCTATCAAGCAACAGCTCAATCGATATTTTTCATCGGTTCTGTGTTTGGAGGCTTTCTTTTTGGATGGGTGGCAGACCGATTTGGTAGATTACCGGCTGCAACTATAAGTAACGTAGTTGGGTGCGTCGCTGGTGTGCTGAGTATATTTACAAGAAACCTTTTAGAGTTTTCATTAAGTCGACTCTTAATGGGAATATCATACGATGCCTGCATGAATATGGCGTACCTACTGGTTCTGGAGTATGTTGCTCCAAAATACAGAACCATCATCGCCAACTTACCGTTTGCGATATTCTACACAGCAGGAGCAGTCGTGCTACCTTGGATAGCTCTCGCATGCGACGACTGGAAGATACTAAGCTTAGTGACTAGTGTTCCTATGGCCCTATCAGTTTTAGCTCATTTTATTGTGCCTGAGAGCCCTCGCTGGCTTTTATCTAAAGGAAAAGTTAATGGAGCCATCGAAAGAATTGTGCGAATAGGCCAAGTAAACAAGAAAGAAGTTCCACAAAAACTTATTGAACAATTCAAAGCGTCACACAGTAAGAAGGGCAAAGAAGAAAACGTAAGTTTCCTATACCTACTAAGGAGACCTCTGCTAAGAAAAATGTTTATTAGCGTATGTCTGGAGTACACTTGCTGCATGCTGATATTTGACGCCCTAGTGAGGAGTATCGGAGGTTTCGGCTTTGACTTTTTCTTATCTTTTACTTTCTTATCAATGACCGAATGTCCGTCGTTGCTTCTAATTTCGTTTATCTTAGATTATACCGGTAGAAAGTGGCTTTTGTTTGTGGCCATGGTAATCTGTTCGATTTTTAGCGTGATGAGCACATTTATAGGTAGAGGTCTGCCTTCGATAATGTGTGCAGTGATAGCGAGGTTCTTTATCAATATGTCGTGTAATACATGCATGCAGTGGGCGGCAGAGATGCTCCCTACTCCTGTGAGGGGTTCGGGTGTGTCCATAGTCCACATTTGCAGCTTCTTGGCTACAATTATCTCCCCTTACGTAGTATACTTAGAGAACTTCGTGACTTGGCTCCCTCTTGTTATTATTGGATGCGTCGCACTGCTCGGTGCCGTTTTGGCACTATTACTCCCTGAGACCGTTAACAGGGATATGCCACAAACATTCGACGAAGCTGAAACACTCATTAAAACACAAAAGTTCTTTGATGTGCCATGCCTAAATAAGAAAGTAGACAATGATGCTATTGGCCATGTTAATTCTTCATTTGAATTGAACTAA